From Acidobacteriota bacterium, a single genomic window includes:
- the hisA gene encoding 1-(5-phosphoribosyl)-5-[(5-phosphoribosylamino)methylideneamino]imidazole-4-carboxamide isomerase — protein sequence MEIIPAIDLIDGRCVRLAQGDFDRETIYSDDPVEVALSFEANGFERLHMVDLDGAKRGRLANLAVLERVADATNLTIDFGGGIKTDADVQSVFDAGAAIAAVGSVAVKSPELFGGWLERFGGERILLGADVRGRNLAINGWQTETEIEVIGFLRSWVGRGAKMAFVTDIAKDGLLQGPSVKLYGEIIEAIPKLELIASGGVSSNADLKALEAIGCRSAIVGKALYEGALSFALKRPDAANETA from the coding sequence ATGGAGATTATTCCCGCAATTGATCTCATCGACGGCCGCTGCGTGCGGCTCGCACAGGGTGATTTTGACCGCGAGACGATTTACAGCGACGACCCGGTCGAGGTAGCTTTGTCGTTCGAGGCCAACGGCTTCGAACGATTGCATATGGTCGATCTTGACGGTGCGAAACGCGGGCGACTCGCGAATCTCGCCGTTCTCGAGCGCGTTGCCGACGCGACGAATCTGACGATCGATTTCGGAGGCGGAATCAAAACCGACGCCGACGTGCAAAGCGTCTTTGACGCCGGTGCGGCGATCGCGGCCGTTGGGAGCGTTGCCGTCAAATCGCCCGAATTGTTCGGCGGCTGGCTCGAACGGTTCGGCGGTGAGCGGATTCTGCTCGGTGCGGATGTCCGCGGACGAAATCTCGCGATCAACGGCTGGCAGACCGAGACCGAGATCGAAGTGATCGGATTTCTTCGAAGCTGGGTCGGCCGAGGCGCGAAAATGGCGTTCGTCACCGATATTGCCAAGGACGGATTGCTTCAAGGGCCGTCGGTAAAATTGTACGGCGAAATCATTGAAGCGATTCCGAAACTCGAACTGATCGCTTCGGGCGGCGTTTCGTCGAATGCCGATCTGAAGGCGCTCGAAGCGATCGGCTGCCGCTCCGCGATCGTTGGAAAAGCCCTGTACGAAGGTGCGCTGAGTTTCGCCCTAAAGCGGCCGGACGCCGCGAACGAAACCGCCTGA